From the Psilocybe cubensis strain MGC-MH-2018 chromosome 6, whole genome shotgun sequence genome, the window TATTGAAGAACGTGTAAAAGAGGCTGAAGGTGATGTAGTcgtcatcgttgacgccTGCGTCATTCGACACGATTGCCGCGAAGAAGTCAAAAAGTTCTTGAAAGACACTGGTTTCCCTGTGTATGCCACACCCATGGGTAAGACTGCGGTCGACGAAAATTACGAGCGTTACGGAGGGGTATGTTCTAATGCAATGCCTCTGCGTGGATTCATGCTTATCTTGAGTAATACAGATATACGTTGGGTCTTTAACTGCACCATTGATCAAGGAGAAAGTCGAATCCGCTAAACTCATCATTTCAATCGGTTCCCTCATGAGCGATTTCAACACCGGAAACTTTTCGTATAATATTCCCAAACGCCATCATATTGAACTGCACTCCGACCACACCCTCGTGCAGTACGGCCGTTTTGACGGCATTGGCATGAAAAACCTCCTCCCCAAGCTCACCGAGAAATTAAAGTCCTTTTACCCTGTCTCGAGCCAGATCAAGGTTCCGGATTACATCAAGCAATTGCCTCAAGAAGAGACCTCTATCATCACCCACAAGTGGTTCTGGCCTCGCCTCGGGTTCTTCTTCAAGCCTAAGGATGTGATCGTTGCTGATACTGGAACATCCAATTTCGGCATTCTTGAGGTTCCTCTTCCTGCCAATGCTGTCATGGTCAGCCAGATTCTATGGGGTAGTATCGGTTGGTCTGTCGGTTAGTTTATCCATATCCAATGGTTTTTGGCTCTGTGCTGACTGCTGTTTTTTGTAATCAGGCAGCTGTCTCGGTGCCGCTCTGGCAGCCAAGGAAGTTGGCTTGAACCGTACTATCTTGTTTGTTGGAGATGGTAGCATGTGAGTTACCCCGCAATCGTTCTCATAAATCTATAACTcatcatgtcttcttttttAAGACAATTGACAGTGCAAGAAATTTCCGTGATGATTAGGAAGGGACTAAAACCTATCATCTTCATTTTGAACAACAAAGGTTACACCATAGAACGAATGATCCACGGGAAGCACAGGTGTGTTTTGCTACTTTGAACAATTTTCACGAAAACTCAATTCTGTGCAGAAAATATAACGATATCGCCGACTGGAACTGGACTTCGCTGCTGCACACCTTGAACGACGGTAATAAGCATGAAACTGCCAGCTATACCGTCCATAACAAGCGCGAACTCAATGATCTTCTCGACGACGAGTCTTTCGCCAGCGCAAGCAAGATTCAAGTCGTCGAGGTCATTATGGATGCGCTCGACGCTCCCTTGGCTCTCGTGAGACAAGCTGAGATGACAGGGAAAGGCAACACTTACGGCGATGGATCATAATCTATGACTCGaatttctcttttcttcattaCACTTTTAAATGTTGACTTCAGGACAATCGAGATTCAAAGTAACTTGTGTAGCATTATGTATCACTCGCGCAACTAGACTCACCTAGATACGATTATAAATAGTCATGTAAAATAAATGTAAACCATTTTTGCACCTTTCATGATGATTTTTTAACATTGATGAAGAGCAAAGCAAATGCTTTATGTATGAACGTAAATTACGCTTGAACTGCCCTCGTTGATTgttctcttttctttgcaaACCACTCACTCTCCAATATCCCCATATGGATACTGTCTTGCCATTTTCCATCGAAGAAGTTGGATTGGCGCTTTCTGCCCTCTTCAACACATCCACTTCGAAAAATTAGTCGGTAAAAATTTAATCGTAATGAAAAGACATACATTCTTTTATAGAGTTTGATGGCGCCAAGGTTGCTGTccaaaacaccaagggaGATACGGTGGATAGCCAAATTCTTAAAGGCATAATCGACCAAAAACTCAGTCACCTCTGAGACATATCCCTGGCCCCAGACGTCTGGGACGAGACCGATGCCAAAGTTCACGTCTCGGTTCTTGACGTTGGCGACTGTGATTGAGGCGGCGCCGATGACGCGAGGACCTGTAGGCTTATCGATAGCCTCGATGATGACATAGAGTAGGGCCTCGTTGGCGATCTCCTCAATCTTTGTGGCAAAACGATGGTTTCGTGGCACGATGTGGTCGGATATCAGGGTGTTCTGGACGAGTGGGTTGTTGACGAACGCGAGAAGGTGAGGAAGATCGGCGGGACCGTAGGCCGGAGAATGGTGCGCTCTGTGGCGAACATTTTGACGGTGTCGTTAAGAGCGTTCTCGATGAAAACAATGTGAAGAGATGTTTCGGTGAAAATAAAAGGGATTTCTGAGTGGGTGCTATGCCATTTTTTGACTCTAGTGCTACTCAATTCTCTTTTCTAcgatgttgtttaatttttaaaaccatgtggaacaGTCTGGAACAGTTTAACCGACGTGCTTGGTAGTAAAATTCATGTGGTGTACATTATGGCGGTAtttgaatccatcaattTAACACTTCTTCAGCTGAATATTTGGAGCAGGCAGTAATTCTGACATATGTGTtgtaatctgataagattcAGCTTGGCAAACTGAGATTATGTGGGCCAATCGCGTCTGATAAGCAAATCAAAAGCAAACGAGATCATTTGGACACAACAGGATTCCCGGTCCTCGAGTCAAGCCGGAAAGAAAGCCGAAAGAGTCGTGTGTTTATTCAGCCGAATCTGAATCCTCCATGGCGCGCCTCACGCCCTCTCATGCTTTCCAATGGGGAAaagacaaggaaaagaagaacacCAAGAAAGAAGAGCGTGCCAACCGTCGTATGGCCATGGGCGAATTCAAGAGGAGATGTTTGCCGAATGAAAGACATATTAAGCAGGTTGCAGAATGTTTTGGCTTGACGAAAGAGCTGTCAATTCAGTTATCAATCTTCGTTTTCCGCCGGAAGGATGAGGTATAGGCTCGGATATGCTCAGCGTAAGTGACCTCAACGCAGCATGATCGTAAATTTGAGGGTGAAGAGGTGCAGGATACAAAAAATCCAAATTCAACCTGATATATATGACTATATAATTTGTCAGACATCGGACACCAACTTCGAGATGAGAGTAGAAATTCAACGCTCATACTCACTAGTGAAGGCCGTAGACGAAGTCATgtagataagattagatgtGCCAACAAATCCGTGGCGCCAAGGAAACCCAACACGGAGGGCAACGCGACTTGGTTTGTTTTCACCACTGTGCAGTTTTGCCCATATAACGCGACCCACGACGCCATATGTTGACCCTCCGCGCTGTGAGGCAATACATACCACGCATACCGGGTCGAACGGGTTCAGTGGGATGGAGAGGAGTGCTTGTCGTTGGGCTGTCAGCAGCGGGCTGGaggtcaatttcaagtcacGTCTGTTGTGGAGATATCCGAGCAAGATCTTCGATTAATGCTCTTGCTTTGAGATCCTTCTCATCCTCTGTTTCCCATCTGTTCTTCTCAGCCACATCATCCAGTACTCCTGCAATGTCCTTTACTGCTCCACAACCTCCTCCGACTTGGGAGCATACTACGAAAGACATTCATGACCTCACCAAAGATGCCATTGACAAGTACAAGGCTACTATGGATCGTATTGGCGCTCTTGATCCAAAGGAGTGCAATTTCACATCTGTGAGTGTATACATTAACACGTTAATATGGTCCACTCACCGTTTCCATTAATTGATCAGGTATTTGTAAGTGAAGCTTACCCAAGGCCCATTATCCCAAGTCCGGAGCGCGACCCCTAAATCAGACGTTCGTTATAGACAGCACTTGCAGAAGCGGACGAGGTATTTGATAAAGTAACCGAACCATTAGCATTCTACCAGAATGTCTCCGCATCGAAAGAACTTCGGGATGCCTCCAATGAGGCTGAATCTACAATCCGGGACTTCGGTGTCGAAACTTCTATGCGCATCGATGTCTTCAACGCAAAGGTTGCTGCTGAAAAGAATGTCAAGGAATCTGGCCAGTGGGATAAATTATCGCCTGAAGAACAACGTCTCGTCGAAAAGCTGGTGAGTTTCCTCTTCTTAGATATCTTCTTCGTAACTTAACATCACTTCGACGAAAAGGTTTTGGATGGTACACGAGCAGGGCTAGCACTTCcaaaagagaagagagacGAATTGACCAATCTCAAGAAGGAATTGTCTCAAGTCTGCTTGGAGTTCCATGTATGCTTATTCCATTGTCTGTAATTGTCATTGCTAACTTTGAAAATAGAAAAACTTCAATGAAGAAAATGTAAATGGAATTTCGCGGGTTAAATTTTACGCCTGACATTGGATCGTAACAGGGTaccattgcttttactgAAGAGGAGCTCAAGGGCGTCCCTAAAGACGTGGTCTCTGGCTACATTAGACGCACTGAAGGCGACGTCGAACTTTATGACGTGACTTTCAAAACTCCGGACATCTTCCCTATCGTAAGTCAAAATGCCTCATCGGTTGGTTGTTATAGTGTGTCAACTTTAAGGTGTCTAGTTCAAATTTGCTGAAAATCCAGAAACCCGTAAAAAAGCTCAAGAAGGTCATGAAGCACGTCTCGCTTCCAATGTCCCCCTTCTTGACAAAGCCTTGAATCTACGACGTCAAATTGCCACGCTTCTTGGATACAAGACCTGGTACGCAAGACCTTGCCTCTTTCTCATAGGAATTTATTGAAAAGCGTCTAGGGCAGATTACATCACAGAAGTAAAGATGATTAAAACCGGAAAGGGTGTGGAAGACGTAAGTTCAgactgtgaataatctctaATAATTCTCAAACTATTTGCCGTCATAGTTCCTTAATGACCTTGAAGAAAAGCTTCTACCTGTCGGTCTCAAGGATAGAGATACACTTCTTgcaatgaaaaagaaagaacacGAAGCCAAGGGTCTTCCATTTGACGGCAAATTTTATATTTGGGATTATCGCTACTATGATCGCAAATACATTGAAGAAACGCTGGATCTGGATGACTCTCTAGTCAAAGAGTACTTCCCAGTCTCTGTGGTGGTTCCGGCCATTTTGGAAATCTATCAGAACCTCCTAGGAGTGAGGTTCGAAGAACTCAAGGACGCGTCTATCTGGCATCCAGGTGTGTAAACCCGCATACGAATTCGGTATATATATCGACAACTAATGATTTGTTCTTACAGAGGTTCAAGCGTATGCTGTCTGGGAGAAAGATGCAAAGGATGAATCGGGATTCCTTGGCTACTGCTATCTTGATCTCTTCCCGAGGCGTCtgttgtttctttaatttaTATTTTCTCGTGTCTGATAAAAACATTTCTAGCTGGAAAATATTCACATGCTGCTGTCTGGCCCATTTTTTCTGGTTACGAGCTCCCCGATGGAAAGCGAAGCTACCCACTTACGGCTATGGTTGCCAATTTGGCCAAGCCCACACCTGATAAACCTGCACTCATGCGCCACGACGATGTTGTAACGTTCTTCCATGAGATGGGCCATGTATTCCACGGTCTCCTTAGCAGGACCAAGTATGCTAGATTCCACGGTACAAGGTATGTTGAGGATATGTGCTAGAGATGTTGAGATATTGATTTATCTTTCAGTGTTGCGCGTGACTTCGTTGAGGCTCCTTCTCAGATGTTGGAGAACTGGTGCTGGGAGCCTAAGGTCCTTCAGAAAATGTCGAGTCATTACCAGACAAAGGAACCGCTCTCATCCGAACTCATTGAAAAACTTGTCAAGAGGTTAGAaccttttcctcttcattTATTTATGTCCAAGTTCACTCATAACAATGACTAGCCGTTATGTGAACGTCGGTCTTTTCTACCTTAGGCAATTGTTCTTCGCAAAGTTTGATTTGAAAGTCCACACTGACCAAAGTGCGTAAATTGGTTGCAAATAGCTTTTGAGCATAGACTAACGGCGCTAAAACAGCGGCGGATGATTATACTCGCCTCTGGTGCAACTTGCGAGAGAAAATTTCGCTTGTCAGTCACGACAAAGAACTTCCCGGTCAGGGCACGTTTGGCCACATTACTGGTGGCTACGATGCGGGCTATTATGGGTAATATCTATTAatacttctcctttttcatCCTATCTGACAGGACGTGATTGTTTCAAGTTACACATACTCCTTGGTGTTCGCAGCAGATATGTACTGTAAGTTCGAGACCGCCATATGAGATCTCAGAACCGGTCATACTCACGGCACTGTTTACAGCCACCGTCTTTAAGGCTGACCCACTTGATCCCACCCGCGGGAAACTCTACCGTGACAAGATCCTTCGTCCTGGTGGAAGTCGCGAAGAGCTGGATACTTTGACGGTAAACGACAAACGATTactcaattttttttcttgcacTGATTGGACGATAATGCAGGACTTCCTCGGACGACCACCAAACAGCGAGGCATTCCTTGAAGAACTCTTTGGTACAGTTCCTGCGTCGAAGACAGCAGCCAACCTCTAGGCCTGAAATCATTTGAATGCGCAGCCTGTGTTTGGACATTGAGGAATACAATCTAACTAAGAAGGCAAGTGATTAGTTCACTTAAAGTAAAATGTAACAAGTGGGAAGGTCACTCTAGCTTAAGAGTTAGGATTATTGTGATAAAGATAGGGGAGGTCAATATCGAATAATTTAAGACCATTGAAAATGCCATTTAGCCCACCaacttggaaagaaagatagAAAGAGATTATTACATGGAAAGTGAGAAGGGTTTCGAAAGATGATCAAATATCAAGACATGCAATAAAGACACTTTTTGATGGTGAGTTGAGCAGAAGTCTACCCTGCAACCTTGACACCGGCGCTTTCGTCATCGAgatcattttcattgtcaTTTTCATCCTCgttttcatcttcctcaactGGTTCGCCCTCATTGACGGGACCAAAGCGCCTGTCATTTCGGCTACCTGGACCGCCGTCGCGTCTGTTGTCGTCTTTTTGTATTTCGTCGCGCATGATTTGCACATCCTGGTCGACTTTAGCCGCAACACGATCAATTCCAGCCTCAGCAAGGGATATATGAGTCCGCTGGGTAGACAAGTGAGCAGATTTCCTCGGGGGTCGCTTGAGTCGACGACGAGCGACCTGAATAATAATAGTTGGTGAGTGAATGACATCGAGTAagttgtcaaaaaaaaagcgaACC encodes:
- a CDS encoding Thimet oligopeptidase, with product MSFTAPQPPPTWEHTTKDIHDLTKDAIDKYKATMDRIGALDPKECNFTSTALAEADEVFDKVTEPLAFYQNVSASKELRDASNEAESTIRDFGVETSMRIDVFNAKVAAEKNVKESGQWDKLSPEEQRLVEKLVLDGTRAGLALPKEKRDELTNLKKELSQVCLEFHKNFNEENGTIAFTEEELKGVPKDVVSGYIRRTEGDVELYDVTFKTPDIFPIFKFAENPETRKKAQEGHEARLASNVPLLDKALNLRRQIATLLGYKTWADYITEVKMIKTGKGVEDFLNDLEEKLLPVGLKDRDTLLAMKKKEHEAKGLPFDGKFYIWDYRYYDRKYIEETLDLDDSLVKEYFPVSVVVPAILEIYQNLLGVRFEELKDASIWHPEVQAYAVWEKDAKDESGFLGYCYLDLFPRPGKYSHAAVWPIFSGYELPDGKRSYPLTAMVANLAKPTPDKPALMRHDDVVTFFHEMGHVFHGLLSRTKYARFHGTSVARDFVEAPSQMLENWCWEPKVLQKMSSHYQTKEPLSSELIEKLVKSRYVNVGLFYLRQLFFAKFDLKVHTDQTADDYTRLWCNLREKISLVSHDKELPGQGTFGHITGGYDAGYYGYTYSLVFAADMYSTVFKADPLDPTRGKLYRDKILRPGGSREELDTLTDFLGRPPNSEAFLEELFGTVPASKTAANL
- a CDS encoding Spermidine N(1)-acetyltransferase, whose amino-acid sequence is MSELLPAPNIQLKKAHHSPAYGPADLPHLLAFVNNPLVQNTLISDHIVPRNHRFATKIEEIANEALLYVIIEAIDKPTGPRVIGAASITVANVKNRDVNFGIGLVPDVWGQGYVSEVTEFLVDYAFKNLAIHRISLGVLDSNLGAIKLYKRIGCVEEGRKRQSNFFDGKWQDSIHMGILESEWFAKKREQSTRAVQA
- a CDS encoding Putative pyruvate decarboxylase C3G9.11c, yielding MSSNSDNSLKAEVDRLRLELQALQISTGVKGITIGKYLLTRLSQLGVRSMFGLPGDFNLGFLDVVDDFPDIDWVGNCNELNAAYAADGYARIKSSSLGVILTTFGVGELSAVNGIAGAFSEMVPVLHIVGVPSTIQQKTKPLLHHTLGDGRFDAYRQAASHFAIKNAAILDKADAAKQIDDLLTACITKARPVYLNLPTDMVNVEISSERLKIPLSHRPPSNPEQEEEFVIELIEERVKEAEGDVVVIVDACVIRHDCREEVKKFLKDTGFPVYATPMGKTAVDENYERYGGIYVGSLTAPLIKEKVESAKLIISIGSLMSDFNTGNFSYNIPKRHHIELHSDHTLVQYGRFDGIGMKNLLPKLTEKLKSFYPVSSQIKVPDYIKQLPQEETSIITHKWFWPRLGFFFKPKDVIVADTGTSNFGILEVPLPANAVMVSQILWGSIGWSVGSCLGAALAAKEVGLNRTILFVGDGSIQLTVQEISVMIRKGLKPIIFILNNKGYTIERMIHGKHRKYNDIADWNWTSLLHTLNDGNKHETASYTVHNKRELNDLLDDESFASASKIQVVEVIMDALDAPLALVRQAEMTGKGNTYGDGS